In one Umezawaea sp. Da 62-37 genomic region, the following are encoded:
- a CDS encoding DUF1772 domain-containing protein codes for MFTALEVFTTMVVGLMVGVEFSVAFVVNRILDALPGDNGQLGRAHGGRMLGAVMPFWYIGSLVLCAVWAVAGWGDPGTGLVVVAAALLVVSVVMSLLLLVPINNRSKTWTPENRPDDWKEQANRWDRFHYVRVAVIIAAFTLLAAALA; via the coding sequence ATGTTCACCGCACTGGAGGTGTTCACCACCATGGTCGTCGGCCTGATGGTGGGGGTGGAGTTTTCCGTGGCGTTCGTCGTCAACCGGATCCTCGACGCGCTCCCCGGCGACAACGGCCAGTTGGGTCGCGCCCACGGGGGTCGGATGCTCGGCGCCGTGATGCCGTTCTGGTACATCGGCTCACTCGTGCTGTGCGCGGTCTGGGCCGTCGCCGGATGGGGCGACCCCGGCACCGGCCTCGTGGTCGTCGCCGCCGCGTTGCTGGTCGTGAGCGTGGTCATGTCGCTGCTGCTGCTCGTCCCCATCAACAACCGCAGCAAGACGTGGACCCCCGAGAACCGGCCCGACGACTGGAAGGAGCAGGCGAACCGCTGGGACCGCTTCCACTACGTCCGCGTCGCCGTCATCATCGCCGCGTTCACCCTGCTGGCCGCCGCCCTCGCCTGA
- a CDS encoding TetR/AcrR family transcriptional regulator gives MSVQERKERERAGRERLILTTAREIAEQHGWDAVTTRRLAERIEYSQPVLYSHFRGKREIIGAVALEGATEMAAAIRAASSAAADPRARVTALARAYLDFAERNPAVYDAMFQLDGGLAFAEEDTPEPLKDAFTALLECLGEVAGDGVHPGLFTEVFWAALHGLATLTRAGRLPPEEAERRTELLVDRLAVL, from the coding sequence ATGTCGGTACAGGAGCGCAAGGAGCGGGAACGGGCCGGTCGGGAACGCCTCATCCTGACGACGGCCCGCGAGATCGCCGAGCAGCACGGCTGGGACGCGGTCACCACCCGACGGCTCGCCGAGCGCATCGAGTACAGCCAGCCCGTCCTCTACAGCCACTTCCGCGGCAAGCGCGAGATCATCGGCGCCGTCGCCCTCGAAGGCGCCACCGAGATGGCCGCGGCGATCCGGGCCGCGTCCTCCGCCGCGGCCGACCCCCGCGCCCGTGTCACCGCTCTCGCTCGCGCCTACCTCGACTTCGCCGAACGCAACCCGGCGGTCTACGACGCCATGTTCCAACTCGACGGCGGCCTGGCGTTCGCGGAGGAGGACACCCCGGAGCCGCTGAAGGACGCCTTCACCGCACTGCTGGAGTGCCTCGGCGAGGTCGCCGGGGACGGCGTCCACCCAGGGCTGTTCACCGAGGTGTTCTGGGCGGCCCTGCACGGACTGGCCACCCTGACCCGCGCGGGAAGGCTGCCGCCGGAGGAGGCCGAGCGGAGGACGGAACTGCTGGTGGACCGGCTCGCCGTACTCTGA
- a CDS encoding TetR family transcriptional regulator — MDAVGWGMTEQGGPAPKARRGRRPGGTTTRQAVLDAARARFAVDGFAATTIRRVAADAGVDASQVMQFFRSKDDLFAAVMAIPRSALDRFDTAFEGPDEHLGERVVRAYLAAWEGAPDESEPLMAMLRGAIVNEHAREQLRDFIQSRLLHGTSGRDDATLRAGLVSSMLVGLVVGRRIIGVPALLAADVEDVVTTVGPAIQHILVANPD; from the coding sequence GTGGACGCGGTAGGTTGGGGCATGACCGAGCAGGGTGGGCCGGCGCCGAAGGCACGTCGCGGACGACGACCGGGCGGTACGACCACACGACAGGCCGTGCTCGACGCGGCGCGGGCGCGGTTCGCCGTCGACGGCTTCGCGGCCACCACGATCCGGCGCGTCGCCGCCGACGCCGGTGTGGACGCGTCCCAGGTGATGCAGTTCTTCCGGTCGAAGGACGACCTGTTCGCGGCCGTGATGGCCATCCCCCGGTCGGCACTCGACCGGTTCGACACGGCGTTCGAAGGGCCCGACGAGCACCTCGGCGAGCGGGTGGTCCGCGCCTACCTGGCCGCCTGGGAGGGAGCGCCCGACGAGTCGGAGCCGTTGATGGCGATGCTCCGCGGCGCGATCGTCAACGAGCACGCTCGCGAGCAGTTGCGCGACTTCATCCAGTCACGGCTGCTGCACGGCACGAGCGGTCGCGACGACGCGACGCTCCGCGCGGGCCTCGTCTCGTCCATGCTGGTCGGCCTCGTCGTCGGCAGGCGGATCATCGGCGTGCCCGCCCTGCTCGCCGCGGACGTCGAGGACGTCGTCACGACCGTCGGCCCGGCGATCCAGCACATCCTGGTCGCGAATCCCGACTGA
- a CDS encoding YciI family protein, whose protein sequence is MKYMILAHGSQQDYDSFSGEDDTRPSASADELAAIGEFLTRFTGDLVASGELVDTQGLSAPVLAREVVLRGGVPVVTDGPFAETEEVVAGYWIVDCASFDRATEIAVRLSQAPGRPADAGVVIRPLMGSENDIDDI, encoded by the coding sequence ATGAAGTACATGATCCTGGCCCACGGCTCGCAGCAGGACTACGACTCGTTCTCCGGGGAGGACGACACCCGGCCGTCCGCCTCCGCCGACGAACTGGCCGCGATCGGCGAGTTCCTGACGAGGTTCACCGGTGACCTGGTCGCCTCCGGGGAACTGGTCGACACGCAGGGCCTCAGCGCACCGGTGCTCGCCCGCGAAGTCGTTCTGCGCGGCGGCGTTCCAGTCGTGACCGACGGTCCGTTCGCCGAGACCGAGGAGGTCGTCGCGGGCTACTGGATCGTGGACTGCGCGAGCTTCGACCGCGCCACCGAGATCGCCGTCCGGCTGAGTCAGGCCCCCGGCAGACCTGCCGACGCCGGTGTGGTGATCCGGCCGCTCATGGGGTCCGAGAACGACATCGACGACATCTGA